In Paenibacillus hexagrammi, the following are encoded in one genomic region:
- a CDS encoding 2-oxoacid:acceptor oxidoreductase family protein, producing the protein MAGKMLAEAGVVGVGLNGVSFFFLWFREKGSAVKAHIRFCDMSTNIRDTSPVERPHVVGVFHESLSKTVNVISGIYEDSTVLVNSTKSPDELKEKMKLKGGTIAVIDAIGISLEEKNRVNMAMLGALFRLCDFLDPEVMRGVIKKSLEKKYPQAVAPAIRTFDRGYNEVQFQTYALPEGETMPDFVRFDTPVLGYETQPIGGVITNPGNSILKDLSISRAGMMPHFHDDKCIHCASCDNVCPDFCFVWDELPDKKGRPQMFLQGIDYQYCKGCLKCVQACPTEALSSEREVDGYADANRMPHRFSLASNV; encoded by the coding sequence TTGGCCGGAAAAATGCTTGCTGAAGCAGGTGTGGTTGGAGTAGGACTTAATGGGGTCAGTTTTTTCTTCTTATGGTTCAGAGAAAAAGGATCCGCTGTTAAGGCGCACATCCGATTCTGTGATATGAGCACGAACATTCGTGATACATCTCCGGTCGAAAGGCCGCATGTAGTAGGGGTATTTCATGAATCACTTTCAAAAACTGTAAACGTTATCAGCGGTATATATGAAGACAGTACAGTCCTGGTGAATTCGACAAAATCACCGGATGAGCTGAAGGAAAAGATGAAGCTTAAAGGAGGCACGATCGCAGTTATTGACGCGATTGGCATTTCGCTCGAAGAGAAGAATAGGGTGAACATGGCTATGCTTGGAGCTTTGTTCCGGCTTTGTGATTTTCTCGATCCTGAAGTCATGCGTGGCGTTATTAAGAAGTCCCTGGAGAAGAAGTATCCGCAAGCGGTGGCTCCTGCCATTCGAACTTTCGATCGCGGCTACAATGAAGTCCAGTTTCAAACTTATGCGCTTCCGGAAGGCGAGACGATGCCCGATTTTGTTCGTTTCGATACACCTGTGCTCGGCTACGAAACACAGCCGATCGGCGGTGTCATTACGAATCCCGGAAACAGCATTTTGAAAGATCTGAGCATTTCCCGTGCGGGTATGATGCCGCACTTCCATGATGATAAATGCATCCACTGTGCTTCTTGCGATAATGTGTGCCCGGATTTCTGCTTTGTCTGGGATGAGCTTCCGGACAAGAAAGGCCGTCCGCAAATGTTCTTGCAAGGCATTGACTACCAATACTGCAAGGGCTGCCTCAAATGCGTACAGGCCTGTCCGACCGAAGCTTTATCCAGCGAGCGCGAGGTTGACGGTTACGCGGATGCGAACCGAATGCCTCACCGGTTTAGTCTAGCTTCTAACGTTTGA
- a CDS encoding thiamine pyrophosphate-dependent enzyme, whose product MAIDIKKELGEAKIEQRIVYESGNEMAAYAAHQINYHIMGYFPISPSTEVAQFLDLMKTNGQHDIVLIPADGEHGSAGVCYGASTAGGRVFNATSANGYLYMLEQMPVQSGTRFPMVMNLVCRSVSGPLDIHGDHSDLYYALNTGWPILMCRDPQAVYDMNIMALKLAEDPSVRLPVLVASDGYFTSHQKRRVQTFANREDVHAFVGEQPKGFPNTLDRDNPITVGPYMNEPDYINNCYQQSVAMYNAEEVFDRIRKEYADLTGRDYPILDLYRMEDAEVAVFLMNSSSEIIKDVVDQLREKGIKAGSIAPNMIRPFPAKQIAEALKNVKAITVGDRADSYGGHGGNMVNEIKAALFTHRNHDTLVISRVYGLGGKDFYAEDGHNLFQFAIDAMNKGYVEVPFDYYGHTPGDPTKAPKRVLTPMKYEDLKTGLITVTPDEQTGKLNVRIPPLRSLTKKPKRIAPGHGACPGCGIFSGLELFFKGIEGDIVALFHTGCAMVVTTGYPYSAHKATYIHNLFQNGAATLSGVVEMFWERKRRGELDELGLKDDFTFVMITGDGGMDIGMGPAIGAALRNHKMIILEYDNEGYMNTGAQLSYSTPLGHRTSTSNVGKKQGGKVFHHKDTAQIMAATHIPYVFTGSEAYPQDLVKKAAKAQWYAQNEGLVYGKILIACPLNWLSDDQQGSNIVGAAVDSCFFPLYEVEHGVTTLTYNPEDKGKKVPLADWLKTMGKTKHMTKPEYEESLKSFEHEVERRWNILKAKHENPYL is encoded by the coding sequence ATGGCAATTGATATTAAAAAAGAACTGGGAGAGGCCAAAATTGAGCAGCGCATTGTCTATGAATCAGGCAACGAGATGGCTGCTTATGCGGCTCATCAGATCAATTATCATATTATGGGGTATTTTCCGATATCGCCTTCCACTGAGGTTGCGCAATTCTTGGATTTAATGAAAACGAACGGGCAGCACGATATCGTGCTGATTCCGGCAGACGGCGAGCACGGCTCGGCAGGCGTATGCTATGGGGCTTCCACAGCGGGAGGCCGTGTATTCAACGCAACTAGCGCCAACGGCTATTTATACATGTTGGAGCAAATGCCGGTACAGTCGGGTACCCGTTTTCCCATGGTCATGAATCTCGTATGCCGTTCGGTATCCGGACCGCTCGACATTCATGGCGATCATTCCGATCTCTATTACGCACTGAACACAGGTTGGCCAATTCTCATGTGCCGGGATCCGCAGGCTGTGTATGATATGAACATCATGGCGCTGAAGCTAGCGGAGGATCCATCGGTACGTCTTCCTGTACTCGTGGCTTCAGACGGCTACTTTACGTCGCATCAGAAGCGCAGGGTACAGACCTTTGCCAATCGCGAGGATGTGCATGCTTTCGTTGGCGAGCAGCCGAAGGGCTTCCCTAATACATTAGACCGAGATAACCCTATCACGGTTGGACCCTACATGAATGAACCGGATTACATTAACAACTGTTATCAGCAATCTGTTGCCATGTATAATGCGGAGGAGGTTTTTGACCGAATTCGTAAGGAATATGCGGATTTGACCGGTCGCGATTATCCAATCCTGGATCTGTACCGGATGGAGGACGCGGAGGTGGCCGTGTTCCTGATGAATTCATCATCCGAAATTATCAAGGACGTGGTGGATCAGCTGCGCGAGAAGGGAATTAAGGCGGGCTCGATCGCTCCTAATATGATTCGCCCGTTCCCGGCTAAGCAAATAGCGGAAGCGCTCAAGAATGTGAAGGCTATCACCGTTGGCGACCGTGCTGATTCGTACGGCGGGCATGGCGGCAATATGGTTAATGAGATTAAGGCTGCGTTATTTACGCACAGAAACCATGATACCTTGGTAATCAGCCGTGTGTACGGTCTCGGCGGTAAAGATTTCTATGCGGAAGACGGACATAATTTATTCCAGTTTGCCATTGATGCAATGAATAAGGGCTATGTCGAGGTGCCGTTTGATTACTACGGACATACACCTGGCGATCCGACTAAAGCACCGAAGCGGGTGCTAACGCCAATGAAATATGAGGACCTCAAGACGGGGCTGATTACCGTTACGCCTGACGAGCAGACAGGAAAATTGAATGTGCGCATACCGCCGCTTCGTTCGCTGACGAAGAAGCCTAAGCGAATTGCACCGGGGCATGGCGCGTGTCCGGGGTGCGGCATATTCTCAGGTCTCGAGCTGTTCTTTAAAGGTATTGAGGGCGATATCGTTGCGCTGTTCCATACAGGCTGCGCGATGGTCGTGACAACGGGATATCCGTATTCGGCGCATAAAGCGACCTACATTCATAATCTGTTCCAGAATGGTGCTGCAACCTTATCCGGTGTGGTGGAAATGTTCTGGGAGCGTAAGCGTCGCGGTGAGCTGGATGAGTTAGGCCTTAAAGATGACTTTACTTTTGTCATGATTACCGGTGACGGGGGCATGGATATCGGCATGGGGCCTGCCATCGGGGCGGCGCTGCGTAACCATAAGATGATTATCCTGGAGTACGATAATGAGGGTTACATGAATACGGGAGCCCAGCTGTCCTATTCCACACCGCTTGGTCATCGTACTTCCACGTCCAATGTCGGCAAGAAGCAGGGCGGGAAGGTGTTTCATCATAAGGATACGGCGCAAATTATGGCGGCAACACATATTCCTTATGTATTCACAGGGTCCGAGGCGTACCCGCAGGATTTGGTGAAAAAAGCGGCAAAAGCCCAATGGTACGCTCAAAACGAAGGGCTCGTTTATGGGAAAATTCTGATTGCCTGCCCGCTCAACTGGCTGTCCGACGATCAGCAGGGCTCCAATATCGTAGGTGCTGCAGTAGATTCCTGTTTCTTCCCGCTGTATGAAGTTGAGCACGGGGTGACTACGCTTACTTACAATCCGGAGGATAAAGGGAAGAAGGTACCGCTCGCTGATTGGTTAAAAACGATGGGCAAGACGAAGCATATGACGAAGCCGGAATATGAGGAGTCTTTGAAATCGTTCGAGCATGAAGTCGAGCGCCGATGGAATATTCTGAAAGCGAAGCACGAGAATCCTTATTTGTAA
- a CDS encoding C40 family peptidase, whose translation MKKWTAMMGFMLMVLTLILPQAAAADELVNTKGQIVAGVSFRDQPSTSSNVLRYLKTNEVVTVTDIVNSYWYQVKDAQGVSGYVSSNAKYIKIISNAKIIYGVNLRTLPTTDGSKVIRMLSKGEEVLVLEKTNDSWYKIQDMNGTTGYMSSSSKYIVTDFTIATPNMSLEDQAEAVIAAGMTYLGTPYEYGSERFNPTTFDCSDFTQTAFWDALRVMIPSDSQAQGDYVRSLGNAKTDWQQLKRGDLMFFSSYKGWRDTDYAGMNSWTEPVTHVGIYLGNGQILHTYSIDSGGVVVESMTDKQWAYRFLYGGSALQ comes from the coding sequence ATGAAAAAATGGACGGCAATGATGGGTTTCATGTTGATGGTGTTGACGCTAATTTTGCCTCAGGCTGCAGCAGCCGATGAACTGGTGAATACGAAGGGGCAGATCGTAGCAGGAGTGAGCTTCCGGGACCAGCCTAGTACGTCAAGTAACGTTCTGCGATATTTGAAAACAAATGAAGTCGTGACGGTAACGGATATTGTAAATTCCTATTGGTATCAAGTCAAGGATGCACAGGGTGTTTCAGGGTATGTGTCCTCTAACGCTAAGTATATAAAAATTATCAGCAACGCGAAAATCATTTATGGAGTAAACCTTCGCACCTTGCCGACAACAGACGGATCCAAAGTCATTCGGATGTTGTCTAAAGGCGAAGAAGTGCTCGTCTTGGAAAAGACGAATGATAGCTGGTATAAAATTCAAGATATGAATGGCACAACCGGCTATATGAGTTCAAGCAGCAAATACATAGTTACGGACTTCACCATTGCAACACCGAATATGTCGCTAGAGGATCAAGCAGAGGCTGTTATTGCAGCAGGAATGACCTATTTAGGTACTCCATACGAATACGGCTCCGAGCGTTTTAATCCCACAACTTTTGATTGCTCCGATTTCACACAAACAGCTTTCTGGGATGCTTTAAGAGTAATGATACCAAGCGATTCTCAAGCCCAAGGGGATTATGTACGATCCCTGGGTAACGCGAAGACGGACTGGCAGCAGCTGAAGCGCGGAGATTTGATGTTCTTTAGTTCCTATAAAGGCTGGAGAGACACGGATTATGCCGGCATGAATAGCTGGACTGAGCCAGTAACACATGTAGGTATTTATCTAGGGAATGGCCAAATCCTTCATACCTATTCCATCGATTCCGGCGGAGTCGTAGTAGAATCGATGACGGACAAGCAGTGGGCTTACCGCTTTTTATATGGAGGCAGTGCTTTACAATAA
- a CDS encoding ribonuclease H-like YkuK family protein, producing MEFRNTTEQGLTIDDVHHRILRFMRLDPTGTYRFIIGTDCQVHAGYTKFISGIVIQRMGKGAWACYRQVFIPRALRSVREKLSTETALSEEIAMYISEDKRKEMEDIVVPYIYKGASIDMFIHIDAGADVLRNKTAPFVDEMMRRVESVGMVPVIKPDCYAASSYANRYTKKPTPLRKHISSQEVADGSL from the coding sequence TTGGAGTTTCGAAACACGACGGAACAAGGGCTTACGATCGACGACGTACATCATAGGATTCTTCGTTTCATGCGTTTGGATCCCACAGGAACCTATAGATTCATTATCGGAACAGATTGTCAAGTACATGCCGGGTATACCAAATTTATCTCCGGTATTGTCATCCAACGTATGGGGAAAGGCGCGTGGGCTTGCTATCGGCAAGTCTTCATTCCAAGGGCACTGCGCTCAGTGAGAGAGAAGTTATCTACGGAAACCGCGCTGAGTGAGGAAATTGCCATGTACATCAGTGAAGACAAGAGGAAGGAGATGGAGGATATCGTCGTTCCTTATATTTACAAAGGCGCTTCGATTGATATGTTTATTCATATTGATGCCGGCGCGGACGTTTTGCGTAATAAAACAGCTCCTTTCGTAGACGAAATGATGAGAAGAGTCGAGTCAGTCGGTATGGTACCGGTGATCAAGCCGGATTGCTATGCAGCTTCTTCTTATGCCAATCGGTATACGAAGAAGCCGACTCCTCTCCGTAAGCATATCTCCAGTCAAGAGGTGGCCGATGGCAGCTTATAG